tcacatcatgatcccagggtcctgggatcgagccccacatcaggctctctgctcagcagggagcctgcttccctgccccctgcttgcctctcttcttacttgtgatctctgtcaaataaataaattctttaaaattaaataaataggggcgcctgggtggctcagtgggttaagccgctgccttcggctcaggtcatgatctcagggtcctgggatcgagccccgcatcgggctctctgctcagcagggagcctgcttcctcctctctctctacctgcctctctgcctgcttgtgatctctctctgtcaaataagtatataaaatcttaaaaaaaaaaaataaataaaattaaataaataaaattaaaaatttaaaacggATATAAATTCGTATCTGGGTTTTGTCTCGCGGTAATTTTCTTACTTgtgcttttccttttaagaatgCATATATTCTAAAGtaaactaaataatttttatatacccCAATATCATTTGCCTTGTACAGTTGAGCCTTGAACAGTGCAGGCGTGAGGGAACTGACCCCTATTTCCACCCGTCCTCTAGTATTGGTACTTGAAAAATCTGTGTATACCTTTGAATCCCCCAAAACTTTAGTACTCAAACTGTACTGCTGACTGGAAGCCTTAGCAAAAACATGAGCagttgacacatttttttttttaatgttatatgtattatgtatgcattcttttttaaagattttttttttttttttttttaatttgacagagagatcacaaataggcagagaggcaggcagagagagaggaggaagcaggctccctgccgagcagagagcccgatgcggggctcgatcccaggactctgagatcatgacctgagccgaaggcagcggcttaacccactgagccacccaggcgcccctatgtatgcattcttaaaataaagctagaaaaagtgttaagaaaatcataaggaagagacaATACATGCATAATACCTACtgtgtttactgaaaaaaatccacatgtaagtacATGTACAGATCAAACCCATGTTGTCCAGGGGTTAACTATGTAGTGTAGTAACTACTTATAGTTAAATTCTGACCTaattaaagcttgaaatcaacatttttttttgaaatcaacATTTTAAGGCATAATTTAGAATTACTTTTGTTTAATGTGAATGTGCCTTTTTCATTCACTTAAAGACCCACACTAGTTCTGTCAGTGTACATTAAGCTtaagattttcaaaattaaataccacaaaacaaaaatactaaaaaaacaaagtgaTTATTGAATTGACAGATCTAGCAGGCAAAAGTAGAGTTTGATTtacatagaagaaaatacatttgttctTAAAAGGTGTaggttttaggggtgcctgcgtggctcagtgggttaaagcctctgccttcggctcaggtcatgatcccagcgtcctgggattgagccccacatcaggctttctgctcaatagggagcctgcttcctcccctttctctctctctgcctgcctctctacctacttgtgatctctgtcaaataaataaataaataaaaatcttcaaaaaaataaaatctaaaaaaaaaagtatacgtTTTATTAAATAAGCTTATTGTGGCAAGCCTTTGCTTAAGACCAGtgaaaacatctttttatttgcttGGGTTCAGATAGAGGAGCTGTAGTATATAGTATCAATACCATCTATGATTGGAGGTCTCCAAGTATAGGATAGAATAGATTTAGCCACTAATAGTTTATTCCTTCATGAGGCTCCATGTGCTAGTGCAGCAGCATCTCTCACTCTTAAGCTAAGTGTATGCATAAGTATTCTTTTATAAAGGGATGCAGAAGTATTTCTCATCCCATTTCAAGATTTGAACCACCAGTGGTATAGTTTTCAGAACTGCAGCTACCAGGACCCTATTCTAACTTAGAGCTCCCAGCAAGTATTTAGAAGTAGAGGTGTGTCTGATGAGTAACCAGAGATAACATCCGCTGCTCttgctttgaaagaaaaaagattggaGAAAGTTTAGCTGTTAGCAAGGTTTGCCATAAAATTATAACGATGATAATATTTGTGTGAAATAAGTTTTATGCTTATTGCAGAGTAAGAAGAATTTCCAAAACCACCTTGTCTCCCTAggattattttgcctttatttgtTAGAATCATTTATGGTGAATTATTTGTcccatttaaaatttcttgtcCATTTCTTGTCCATCTTGTCCATTCTTGTCCATTTAGATATTATTTTACCATATCAATTTCTGATTAACAAATTGTGACTGTTATACCTTCAACAAGTTAGTAGATTTAGATGTTTGTTTCATAAGCTGTGAcacacttctttcttttcagtttgcAGTGTTGACTTAGCagtaatactgtattttatcaaaggtatagaaagagaaatatatgttttttcctataagttaagatgtatatttataatatagcAGTATTTGGTTTGAATCCAGTGTTTCAGTTTGCAGTaattaataaatgcaaatttaataaTACtccaattttatttcatgtaattggtatctttcttttctttcaaaaatagatGTTCAAGACAGAGTTCCTTCTTCATATTCACAGGGAGCAAGACCAAAAGATCACTCCGTGAGCACTTTACAGTTGAATACATCATCTACAAACCACCAAATGCCTTCTGAACATCAGACCATACCATGTTCTAGGGACTCTAGTAGAAATTCTCTAAGATCAAATTTTTCTCCAAGAGAATTGGAATCTCCCCAAAGCAGTACACAACCTggattttcttatatttcaaataGAGATGAAACCTCAACCATAAGCAGTTCAGATAGGGTTGGTTCATCTCAAAGATCATTTCAAGAATCTTCTGACAATGAAGGTAGACGTTCAACCAGGAGATTGCTGTCGCGTATAGCTTCTAGTATGTCATCTACCTTTTTTTCACGAAGATCTAGCCAGGATTCCTTGAATACAAGATCGTTGAGTTCTGAAAATTCCTATGTGTCTCCAAGAATCTTGACAGCTTCACAGTCCCGTAGCAATGCAGCATCATCTTCTGATGTCCCCGATAATAGGGCATCTGAAGCTTCTCAGGGATTTCGATTTCTTAGGCGAAGATGGGGTTTGTCCTCTCTTAGCCAAAATCATAGCTCTGAGCCAGATTCAGAAAATTTTAACCAGGAACCTGAAGGTAGAAATACAGGACCATGGTTATCTTCCTCACTTAGAAATAGATGCACACCTTTGTTCTCTAGAAGGAGACGAGAGGGACGAGATGAATCTTCAAGGATACCTACCTCTGATATACCACCTAGATCTCATCATATGTTTAGAAGAGAATCAAATGAAGTGGTTCACCTTGAAGCACAGAGTGATCCTGTTGGGGCTACTGCCAGCAGATCACAGGCATCTGCGGCTTCGAGTAATGCTGCTACTGGTGGCTCCACATCAGATTCAGCCCACAGTGGAAGAAATACAGGAATAACAGGGATCCTTCCTGGTTCCTTATTTCGATTTGCGGTCCCCCCAGCACTTGGAAATAATTTAACCGACAATGTCATGATCACTGTAGATATTATTCCTTCAGGTTGGAGTTCATCTGATGGAAAAAGTGATAAAACTAAAAGTGCACCTTCAAGAGACCCAGAAAGActgcagaaaataaaagagaggtaAATTTGAATACCTGTCATAAGTTGATAAGCAAAGAGCGGATTAGAGGAAGGAGTCCTTTTCTAAAATGGCTTCTCATAACATTGGTATCTaagatttcttcttcttaaaatttatatcCACTGAGATGTTAGGTTCTCAAAGGAAATGGAtgagaattaataatattgaataatattaataatgaaggTAGACACTGGGAGTATAGCTTGCATCAAGAAATTGTCTAAAGAACGATTCACTCACTGCCCTGATAATGTTAGCTTTAATGTCATTATAGCAACTTCCTCTCATTACAAGCTGTCTGCTGAGGAATTCAGTAACCAGTGGTATAAACAGAGAGCAAAGCATTAGTTTAGTAATTTCCAGAGAGAAATTAAGCCAGCACCACTCTGTCTGATTAGTTTATAAAGCAGCATTTGTTGGTTATTTTATCATAGAAACTGTGTGTAttcctttattatatattttgctCATACCTGAAGATTTTAAGACACTTCACAGTAAATGAATAAGAATCTAAAAAATTGAACCCTccccaagtaaaaaaaaaaaaaattgaaactgtaAGCCAAAGAAGGTTAAATCTGAAggtaaaacataaatatttatggttGAGGTTCTATCTCTGGTTCAGTCAGAGCATGATAGTCACCTAATTGTTGTACATCTAATCCTCTTTCCACACATCTTTTTCTAAATTCATTAGGAACTTGTATAATCCACTTGTATTTCAGTAGCAGTTTAAGCATTCAGTTGCGAGTACTCTTTCATTCCAGCAATAGACTAAGGTAATGGGGAtcttaacaaaaaattatatatatacacacaaagctATCATCTTGCATTAAGTTAAGCAGTACATGTTGGCCTATTAAATAGAGAACATAGGTTAATGGAAAGTCTTCACACTTTAAAAGCCTGCCCTATAAAAATCAGGATAATTGAATAACATTGCTGTGGGTGGAggaaatggagaatttaaaaaccTGTTGTCTTTTACTGTGATTAAATACAGAAAGTTTTATCAGTTTAAATATATGTGGTTCTGATAGcatgtaaatgaaaaaaacaagtcattatttattgactttttttggaggtgggggagaaaagTGTTAAGTATGTAAGTATATTCCTTTATACTGTTGGAATCGAAGGTAGTCTGTGATACTATAGAAATTAAAATCTCTTAGGTATGTTTGTAAAATgatcatgaaaaataagaaacttaaaagtgtgatatcaaagagaaaattacttAAAGCATTTGAAGATAATAGGATATACCCTGTtctgtttatctttaaaatataattttcattcttactgaactgctttttttttatggtggtagctgttttttaaggtttttgcttttttctattcAGAACATGAGTAGAAATAACAAAGATGTTGTTCGAGATAGGTATGTTTGGAAATGACCAACCAGGATGAGTTATCATAGCTCTGTTTATgaaatgttccttcttttctagcCTCCTTTTAGAGGattctgaagaagaagaaggtgacTTATGTAGAATTTGTCAGATGGCAGCTGCATCATCATCTAACTTGTTGATAGAGCCATGCAAGTGCACAGGAAGTTTGCAGTATGTCCACCAAGAATGTATGAAAAAGTGGTTACAGGCCAAAATTAACTCTGGTGAgatttatctttttatgtattttattttcacagtttttCTAAGAGATGTACATACAAATGTATTTTAGTTAGCAAATCTGATTATAATTTATTGTCAGAGTTACACTCTTTTCAAAAGAATGTTACTTTATTAAACAAAAGCGTTAAAGAGCACtcattagggggtgcctgggtggctcagtgggttaaactgctgccttcagctgaggtcatgatcccagggttctgggatcgagccccgcatcgggctctctgctcagtggggaacctgcttctctctctctctctgcctgcctctctgcctacttgtgatctctatcaaataaataaaatcttaaaaaaaaaaaaagagcactcaTTAGTTTTGCTTCGTAAATTTTTCATGgtgtttcttgtattttattaacCCAACAAACTACTTTTTCATAGATGTTTGGTAACTATAATTGATTATCACAGTTGATCCTTACGTCATGTAAGATCTTTCTGaagggggcaccttggtggctcagtgggttaaagcctctgccttcagctcaggtaatgatcccagggtcctgggatcgagccccgcatcaggctctccactcagcgaggagcctgcttcctcctctccgtctctgcctgtctctctgcctacttgtgatctctgtctgtcaaataaattaaaaaaaatcttaaaaaaaaaaaaagatctttctgAAGAAGTCATGCTTACTGTTTACCAGCTATGTGGCCTTGAGAAATACTTGTTTCTAATGCTGTTGTGGAGTAGTAATAAGGTTAGTATAGGGATTCATTAAATTGAGTACCCATTAGGGAGCCAGGCACAGTTCTAGGTGTGGTATCTAGAATGGTAAACAGGACAGACAAGGCACTTGCTTTTGTGGTGGTATGGGGCGTTAAAGGGATGCCTTGTTGAGGTGAGAACATTTAAACTGAACAAAGAGGAGCTAGCTATTCCAAAATGAAGGCAAGAGCATTCCAGTTGAGGAAATTTCTAGTGTGAAAACTTTCAGGTGGTAGGTAATATGACAGGTGTGTTTGAGGAACTGAATGAAATGCAGTGTGGCAGGAGTATAATTAGTAGACAAGGAGAGGGGTGATAGTTGAGATTAGAGAGATTAGCAGAGGTTATGtcatttaagacttttaaaactaATGTCTGAAATTTAGATTTTTGTCTAAGTgtgatgggaagccactgaaaggCAGGGGagtgaaatgattttatttggctGCTTTGTGGAGAATGGATTTTAGGGGGACAAGAATAGAGGCAGGGAGTTCATCCAGGAATCTATCTTACAAGAGATGGTGAGTGGAAATGGTTGGATTCTGGTGTGTTTGGGAGGTAGATTCTGTATGACTTGCCAATAGATTGAATGTggtgaaggagaaagaacagtttgagaagtttgtattttttgtatttttgtgtcgAACAACTAAGTACATGGTGGGGCCATTTCCTGAACTTAAAGAGTAGGAGTGGAATAAGTGTGGGGCAGGAAATAAAGAATTCTGTTTTAGATGTAAACTGCTTATTAGAAAACCATCTGAAAATGTGATCTAGGCAGTTAGCTAGACAAACCTGTTGTTTCAGGAAATCATTAGTGCTGAAAGTTACATTTTGGGGAATTAGAGCATGTAAGTAATAATTTTAAGCTATGGGATTAAATAAAGTCCCTAGACCAAGAATAGGTATCAAAGGAATAGGCCAGGACAGAGGCCTGGGGCACCCACGTATTTAGTGGGAGCAGAGGAGATCTGAGAAGCAGCCTCAGTCTGGTaggaagaaaactaagaaaatgcaGTGTTGTGTAAGCCAGAAGAAGAAAGTGTTCTAAAGAGGGTATGATCAAACATACCAAGTATCACAAAGAGATTCGAACAAAGAAATGGCAATTGGTAGCATGAATGTCCTTGGTGGTTTTAGTTTTTGTGGAGTGATGGAATCATGAGCATGATTAATAGAAAACAAGGTAAGACAGGAAACAGCCACATAGACCCCTCTTCCGGTAAGCTTTATTTAAGGAGACTGGTGATAAGTTGGAGGAATTAGGGAGTAAAATGGGGTCATAGGGTgtgtttttgtttcagtttcaaGTGGGAGATTTTAgggcatgttttattttaatgaaagataaaatggaaggaaaaaaattttagcctttaataggaaaaaaaattactttgtatcTACAAGGCTGGTGTAGATATGAATGTTGATCAGTTTGTTGCTTTGATGAGAGGATGCTTGCTTGAATTCCTGTAtaattgcttctgttttcttaataaaAGGAGGTAAGGTCTTTAGCTGATTGGAggacagtttttttgttttttgttttttgttttaaagattttatttatttatttgacagagagagatcacaagtagacagagaggcaggcagagagagagagagagagagagggaagcaggctccctgctgagcagagagccggatgcgggactcgatcccaggaccctgagatcatgacctgagccgaaggcagcggcttaaaccactgagccacccaggcgccccatgattggAGGACAGTTTAAGAGATTTATGATGTGTAgggaaaataatacttaaaaacatttttagggtTCTGGAAGTACTAATGTCCATAAAAATCTGTGGCTgggaatataatttaaaagtgagATGTACATTTTTTAGAAGCGGTTTTCAGATAGTTGGATATAGACAGGGATTTGGGGTCGCTGGTGTTGGGACCTTTTCTAGGCAAATATGATGAAGGGAGTTAAGGATATTCGTAAGGACATAGTTGTGATGGccatggaaattaaaatcaagaGGGGAAGTAAGGACATTAGAAAGTGGTGTAGGGTTAGAAGTCTTTGAGTCTCATTGACATTGAAGACAATTGCCAGAGTAGGTAAACTGGACTGATGAGAAATTTTAGGTACACTGGAGAAAATGCCTAAAATACAGATTTAGGGGTAGTGCAGTAAACTATGATGACAAAGTCAAGGATATGACCATAGTGggtggcagggtggggaagggtgaTACTTAGAAGCATGGATATTGAGGAAGTGTGTGTGGATATTGAAATAGCCAAGAAGTAAGTTGATAAAGATGGAAAGCCAGGTGCTAAAGTTattaatgaaagaggagggaCTTAGAGTTTCAAAATAGCAATAGGTATGGGgttatttatttctacttcttgGTCCTGAGGTATAAAGGGTTGTGGGAAAAAAGTATGTAACAGTCTAGAAGGGCACTGTGATTTAGGTGTGAAGTTGAAGAGATTAATCCAAAAAGAGACTGGTTATGAGAGAAGTTTAGACCATGAATACCAGAGAACATAGTGAAAATAACTAGTAGAGTGAGTAGGGTGGGAAATTAGATCAGATTAATAAATGGACACAGTATGAGATTGACAGTCTTGCAGTTGGTGACTTAGGAAAATCATTTGTGAGGTATGATGGCATTAATactaattttaataatcttttgaAAGAGTTGGGTAACCTGTTCAAGCTAGAGATTATGAGACTCCTGGGAAAATTTTGTGTGTAGCTAGGTAGCCAAGGCCTCCTTGGGGTAGggggtttattttctgttttaaggtAGTCTGATCCAAAGCTGTAGGACAGATGTGTCTGATTTGTAGCAGCCTTTTCTTAGCTGTATGGTGTTACAACAGCCTCTTGGCTTTGTTATCACTGCCCTAGGGCCTTACTAAGATGAAATGAGTGTTTGTCATGGAAGCATTGGTTCTTGACAGTCAGGGCCCAGGAATGTTAGCCATTACCAGAATGAAAAACAGTGTGATTCACCTTCTGATAATATTTGCAGTTAGATTTTTGTTAGTGTTGTGTAGGCAGAACAACAGATAATACAGTGTTAAGAACATTGGCATTTTGGAATTAGACAAGACGAGATTGGCATAATGGCTCTAACACTTACCTAGAAGATCTCGAGTAAGTTTTTTAACATTGGTTCTCAATGCTGGCTGCTGGTCACAATTAACCCAGTAGAGTTTTTAGATACAAAGATGCCTAGATCTATTTTTAGACACTCTTAAGTAGTTCTGGGATTGGGCCTCAGTTCCATTATGAGTAGAACTAGTAGTATTTACCACACACGGTTGTTGTGAAAGTCAAATGAGATGATGTTTATAGTTTCTCACAGTACTGGGCATGTGGCAAATACTCAATTTGATGGGTTTTATCAGGTTATAATATGTACTTTCTAAGATACGGTCAAATGAATGTAAAGATCTCAAGATCTGAACCTTCCTGATAAATTTTCACAAGCCTTTCTCATACTTACATAAAGACCTGTCTGGTAGAAGATTCATTCTGGTAGAGATtgatataaacatttattaagcagctGCCATGTGTGTACTGTTAAATTCTGCAGGATGTGCAGAGATGTATAAAGCAAGTTTATAGACATAAGAGTTTAGACAAATGCAGTCAGGGCCTACTGAATGAGGTGGAGTATACGTGGAAAGAGTCATGGACTAAACAGTGTAGGTATAAATGGACTTTTCCCAGCTATATATGACCTTTTTAAATGTTCTAGAAGACTCTTAATTCctagaagagaagaaatgaatccCTAAGATGTGTAACAATTTGTACCACATGGTCTGTCTCCAAGGtccatattatataataatacttAGCTTCTGAATCAGAAGATAGTTTTAGGAAATGTCTGttaaattttatctttcacaTTCTTTATATTCTCCTTCAGATCATAATACGAACTTTCCCTGAATTTAGTTCAGTTAGTGgtacaatattaatttttttgttaaaatattccagatggcattttaatttcaaaatctttAAGTATGTTAGACTCCTAAAATAGCAGCAACAGTCACAACTAGTTTTTATTCATTCCTTGAAATACTGTGAATATCTTATGTAGTTTGACTATAGGACATTTTGAGACAACATATTACCTCATAATAGCACTCACTTTCTGTTAGGTATTTTCAAAAGAAGATGCATGTAAATTACAATTGCTGTCTTGGACTTCGTGccaaatttactattttaagagGTTTAAGAGCTCCTTGAAGACAACAGGGTATACTACCTTTTCCTTCTAAATCTTAGTACATAACAAAGTCAACAAATCTTAGTTGAATTGAATCTAAACCTCTACCCTGTTAATCACATGACTTCTTAAACTTTTAGGACATCTTTTTTCAGTTTAAAGctctatctaaaaataaaaatggtggggTGGAGGTGTGGAAATGGCTGTGTTTAATTAGACTATCACCTATTAGACCCAGAAGCTGAGGAGTAACCAATAACTGAATGCATATGGGATagaaggagcttttttttttccttttaattttgataaactatatatatataattttccttttgaccATAATAttaagtgtacagctcagtaACATTAAATACATTCAGAATGCTGTGTGACCATCACCACTACCCACTTGAAAAATTTTTCATCACTCCAAACAAAAACTGTATCCATTAAGTAGCAAGTTccacctctcccttctcctcagtCCCTGGTAActtactcattttctctctgaatttgcctgttctacataattcatataaatagaatcatattataatatttgtcctttttgtatctgctttattttacttagcaagttttcagggttcatcggtgtggtagcatgtatcagaacttcattccttttatggctgaaagGACAGAAGtggattccttttttcccctcattagGGAAGGTACATTTCTTAGAGCTCAAAAGGTCTGTGTTGTCATATCAAAGATACTGGCCTGAGTATAGGGTAACTCATTGTTTGGGATACTGTattacttaaaattgttttcatggCATCCTGTCAAGGTACTTGAGGAAGTGGGAAGTACAGATGACATTCCATTGTCAGCTTCCCACCATCAGGGGTGGGGATGTATGTGCATTTCTGGGAGGCAAAAAACAATAGATAAATAATGGGCTGGGCCTAAATACCATAGATTAGGACCTGACAAGCACATCAGTGTTACCAATGTAGTCTTACTTCCtttctatatattgattatatatattgatacatagaatatatatcttaatatgtagaatgtgtatatattttgattatatattgatatatagaGTATATACTTATATTCTAAGGTTAAAACTTaagaaggaggggtgcctgcgttgttcagttggttaagcagctgcttttggctcaggtcatgatctcagtgtcctgggatcaacccccacattggtctccctgctccatggggagtctgcttttccctctgcctcttttccacctcccaccctgctcaggctcgctctctcaaataaaatctttttcagaaaGAACTTTACAAGGAAAAATGTTTGTGGAGACATAAACTTTACTTTTGATTTTACCAGGTTCTTCCTTAGAGGCCGTAACCACCTGTGAACTCTGTAAAGAGAAGTTGCAGCTTAACCTGGAGGATTTTGATATTCATGAACTACATAGAGCTCATGCAAATGAACAAGTTAGTATATTTTGCCTAATTTGGTAAGTGTCTATTCTATGCTTAAAGGACAACTCTTGAAGAAAAGATTAAATCATGGTCAGAAAACCGAcattgaaataataatagtaatggttTTAATATAATTCTCTGTTATTACATTAGgtattatatgattttataattttgtattatttttcccctAACTTTTTAAAGCAGAAGGCAAATAACCAAGTCACACATTCtgggtttaaaataaaattcatcataCGTCTTTTaaataaacctgaaaataataaaagcttagGAAATTAGTCCCAAAGTAGTAATACCAACCTTCTCTCCCCATAGCTGTCTCAGTTGTGAATGCCTCTTGAGTACTGGAAAATAGTTAAAACACCAGTCCCCACATCTGCATCCTAgttctatattttttatgttaggaataattttttttatgaaccTATCTGATGCCCCTTGTTCTTACTCCTGTCTggttccctctacccttcctttCCTCGCTTCCCCTGCCCTCTTCCCACTCCTACCTTATTGTTGAACGAGTTATCTTACATGAAGTCATTTATTCCAAGTTGacattgtttctctttccttcagtaTTGTATCATTACAGTCATGCTGTTAATTATATAATGAATAATTGGGATTTCTCTGAtcatgttaagattttatttcaaatattttcctctcatttctcagatttttttggtatgtattgagcactcctccccacccccaccccccattgaTTTGATCAGTCTTTTTTCTTGAAGCTTAGAGCTCAggtttttcccctttttaaaggaaaattcaggggaagagggaagatgtTGGAAGAGATTACAAAGGATGGCTCTAGGGCCATATTATCCAAGTGTGCTTAGCATATTT
Above is a genomic segment from Lutra lutra chromosome 3, mLutLut1.2, whole genome shotgun sequence containing:
- the MARCHF7 gene encoding E3 ubiquitin-protein ligase MARCHF7 isoform X2, producing MDSKPSRIPRRISVQPPTSLSARMMSGSRGNNLNDTYHSRDSSFRLDSEYQSTSASASASPFQSTWYSESEITQGARSRSQNQQRDHDSKRPKLSCTNCTSTSVGRNIGHGLNAVSDSSWRHNQVPRSSSMVLGSFGTDLMRERRDLERRADSSISNLMDYSHRSGDFTASSYVQDRVPSSYSQGARPKDHSVSTLQLNTSSTNHQMPSEHQTIPCSRDSSRNSLRSNFSPRELESPQSSTQPGFSYISNRDETSTISSSDRVGSSQRSFQESSDNEGRRSTRRLLSRIASSMSSTFFSRRSSQDSLNTRSLSSENSYVSPRILTASQSRSNAASSSDVPDNRASEASQGFRFLRRRWGLSSLSQNHSSEPDSENFNQEPEGRNTGPWLSSSLRNRCTPLFSRRRREGRDESSRIPTSDIPPRSHHMFRRESNEVVHLEAQSDPVGATASRSQASAASSNAATGGSTSDSAHSGRNTGITGILPGSLFRFAVPPALGNNLTDNVMITVDIIPSGWSSSDGKSDKTKSAPSRDPERLQKIKESLLLEDSEEEEGDLCRICQMAAASSSNLLIEPCKCTGSLQYVHQECMKKWLQAKINSGSSLEAVTTCELCKEKLQLNLEDFDIHELHRAHANEQAEYEFISSGLYLVVLLHLCEQSFSDMMGNTNEPSTRVRFINLARTLQAHMEDLESPHGPLIGSQLRQQLQSLKITFQH
- the MARCHF7 gene encoding E3 ubiquitin-protein ligase MARCHF7 isoform X3; this encodes MDSKPSRIPRRISVQPPTSLSARMMSGSRGNNLNDTYHSRDSSFRLDSEYQSTSASASASPFQSTWYSESEITQGARSRSQNQQRDHDSKRPKLSCTNCTSTSVGRNIGHGLNAVSDSSWRHNQVPRSSSMVLGSFGTDLMRERRDLERRADSSISNLMDYSHRSGDFTASSYVQDRVPSSYSQGARPKDHSVSTLQLNTSSTNHQMPSEHQTIPCSRDSSRNSLRSNFSPRELESPQSSTQPGFSYISNRDETSTISSSDRVGSSQRSFQESSDNEGRRSTRRLLSRIASSMSSTFFSRRSSQDSLNTRSLSSENSYVSPRILTASQSRSNAASSSDVPDNRASEASQGFRFLRRRWGLSSLSQNHSSEPDSENFNQEPEGRNTGPWLSSSLRNRCTPLFSRRRREGRDESSRIPTSDIPPRSHHMFRRESNEVVHLEAQSDPVGATASRSQASAASSNAATGGSTSDSAHSGRNTGITGILPGSLFRFAVPPALGNNLTDNVMITVDIIPSGWSSSDGKSDKTKSAPSRDPERLQKIKESLLLEDSEEEEGDLCRICQMAAASSSNLLIEPCKCTGSLQYVHQECMKKWLQAKINSGSSLEAVTTCELCKEKLQLNLEDFDIHELHRAHANEQAEYEFISSGLYLVVLLHLCEQSFSDMMGNTNEPSTRVRFINLARTLQAHMEDLETSEDDSEEDGDHNRTFDIA